Within Bacteroidales bacterium, the genomic segment GCATATCAAGGCATTTTACGGGACCAGCCAAAACGCTGTACACTGTCAAATTTGGATTGCAGTATCCACGTACCTGTTGATTGCCATTGCAAAGAAAAAGTATGATTTGGCGATTAGCCTGTACACATTTGCTCAAACATTGGGTCTTACTCTGTTCGAAAAGACCCCTATCAAAGAACTCTTTAACGATAAAAACGTAATCAAAAATCTGTCCGATGAGAACCAATTATCATTGTGGGATTCTTAACCGGACACTAGTGAAAACCATGCATAGTGATGCTCAGCTTTGAAGCATGATCTTTCTGCTGTTTCCACGTTCGCCCATGCAGGCATCCACATTTTCAAGTACGTAAGAAAAACCGGAACCGGTGTTCTGTATGACCGGTAAAGTTACCCATAAATATTAGTTATGGGTAAATTCGCCTGGGTGCAGGGTATCATGGATTTTTTCTATGAGATGATTTCGCCTCCCCAGAGTTTGTCGAGGAAGAGGCTCCAGGGCAGCAGGCTTGCATTTCCCATTTGCCTGGATAGGGATCGGTGCTTACCAGGATGAGCTTATGAACCCGGTACTCTTCAGCAAAGCTTTTTAATCCCTTCAGATGACGGTGGGTGATTTGATCGCTTCTTTTGACTTCAATGGCAACTTCATTCTCGCCCAGCACAAAATCGATCTCTACCTGGGATGCTGTTCTCCAGTAACTGATTTCGTAATGCAATCCGGAATACCGGCTATGTGCATAGAGCTCTTGATAGATGAAGTGTTCGAACGAGCGGCCGAACAGTTCGCTGCCTTTTTCAATGAACCCGCGTTTCAATAAATAGTTGGCCATGGCAATATCGAACATAAAAAATTTGGGTGACTGAATGACCCGGCGTTTGGGTTTTTTCCGGTAGGCCGGAAGGAACCTTCCTATAAGGGTTTCTTCCAGGATATGGAAATACTCTTTAATGGTAGGAGCACTGACCCCGCAGTCTGCTGCAATATTAC encodes:
- a CDS encoding DUF4143 domain-containing protein, which gives rise to MIWAGRVPFSGGPAPLISAYIGSYLQDEIVAEARTRNIQTFSRFLEAAAFSNEEVINFSNIAADCGVSAPTIKEYFHILEETLIGRFLPAYRKKPKRRVIQSPKFFMFDIAMANYLLKRGFIEKGSELFGRSFEHFIYQELYAHSRYSGLHYEISYWRTASQVEIDFVLGENEVAIEVKRSDQITHRHLKGLKSFAEEYRVHKLILVSTDPYPGKWEMQACCPGASSSTNSGEAKSSHRKNP